A region of Etheostoma cragini isolate CJK2018 chromosome 2, CSU_Ecrag_1.0, whole genome shotgun sequence DNA encodes the following proteins:
- the rasal3 gene encoding disabled homolog 2-interacting protein isoform X3 codes for MMGFRRWIVCGGAFECSPDNVGTAGGPRPKNQDGGVRALIKRRLENRAKRNSNTQLNPILSKASRHYGSRESVSIPVSAVESLDLSADTSTVIRPVHSSILGEKYCFEVINSENTHCFGCSSAAERDRWIEDLRRAAQPNKDNIERTENSLSLWVNEAKDLPPKRSYYCELHLDGTLFARTSSRAVGKLPNRSSQAGDNSTSGGLGASGGVTGGCQLFWGEFFELDNLPCVSQITLHLFREEDPKKKRHSRDEFSLHPLGSVVIPLNEIRGRTYQEKWYPITPYKASGTAGNKEPLGLQASLRIKARSQNLKVLPMEKYKEFAEYVTVDYVEMCRNLEPLLNVKQKEELAGALVHVLQSIGKAKEFLLDLGSAEVERLGEKEAMIFRENTLATKAIDEYMKLVGQKYLIATLGDFINRLYASVENYEVDPRKCHASELSNNHKHLMEACEEVVQKILSTNGPFPEELNKIFSSWMELCEDQSRPEIGQRLISASLFLRFLCPAILSPSLFGLTQPYPEPNTLRTLTLTAKVIQNLANFTLFGEKEEYMLFMNEFLQQHWDGMRKFLQTVSNEDTEMPMSSFDGYVDLPLRLAVLHGLLVDIIYQRDQDTVEKLHPLPSILNQITESLGPEAHRIIISSQMGQAKPEYVPPRDLSKYSPHQPSLQQLPVDSKGLQDGDGRTRRSMRARKPVTRTQSAPHRRPGQAKHPLKRQISSENLPTADNEQEMETNQPLISLPNTSASVKRPHALVPWFKVSQNRESSEMKTENEQFNLLDRHAQELSELRLGIEQVTERELDMAKRLEDFIIQSQDQNAMLQAEVTKLQDQLLVREEQLASATFRLGVIEEEREEDERKLSVAIAAAERMNVLEEQLADLLKDLHQLSEAYNSRQNNMQHPEKPHVNSI; via the exons ATGATGGGATTTAGACGCTGGATTGTTTGTGGCGGGGCCTTCG AATGTAGCCCTGACAATGTGGGGACCGCAGGTGGCCCTCGACCAAAAAACCAAGATGGCGGTGTAAGG GCACTGATCAAGCGACGTCTGGAGAACAGGGCCAAGAGGAATAGCAACACCCAACTGAACCCTATTCTAAGCAAAGCAAGCAG GCACTATGGTTCCCGGGAGTCCGTGTCCATTCCGGTTAGTGCAGTGGAGAGTCTAGATCTGAGTGCAGACACCAGCACTGTCATCAGGCCGGTCCACAGCTCCATTTTGGGGGAGAAATACTGCTTTGAG GTGATAAACTCTGAGAACACCCACTGCTTTGGCTGCTCCTCAGCTGCAGAACGTGACCGCTGGATTGAAGACCTGAGAAGGGCTGCCCAGCCCAATAAG GATAACATTGAGCGTACAGAGAACTCCTTGAGTCTGTGGGTAAATGAAGCGAAGGATCTACCACCCAAACGGAGTTATTACTGCGAGTTACACCTGGACGGGACCCTGTTTGCCCGCACCAGCAGCAGAGCTGTTGGCAAGCTGCCTAACCGCTCCAGCCAGGCAGGGGACAACTCCACTTCAGGAGGTCTGGGGGCCAGTGGAGGTGTGACCGGAGGGTGTCAGTTATTCTGGGGGGAATTCTTTGAGCTAGACAACTTGCCTTGTGTCTCCCAAATCACTCTGCACCTCTTTCGCGAAGAAGACCCCAAGAAAAAGCGCCACTCCCGAGACGAATTCAGCCTGCACCCATTGGGGAGCGTGGTCATACCTTTAAATGAGATCAGAGGGAGGACCTATCAGGAGAAGTGGTATCCCATTACTCCATACAAGGCCTCAGGCACAGCGGGAAACAAAGAACCGCTGGGGCTACAGGCTTCACTCCGCATCAAGGCCCGTTCTCAGAATTTGAAAGTGCTGCCCATGGAGAAATACAAAGAATTTGCTGAGTATGTGACGGTGGATTATGTGGAAATGTGCAGAAACCTGGAACCACTTCTGAATGTGAAGCAGAAGGAAGAGCTGGCAGGAGCTCTGGTCCATGTACTGCAGAGCATTGGCAAAGCCAAG GAGTTCCTCCTTGATCTTGGCAGTGCAGAGGTGGAGCGTCTTGGAGAGAAGGAGGCAATGATCTTCAGAGAGAACACGTTGGCCACTAAAGCCATAGATGAATATATGAAGCTGGTTGGCCAGAAGTACCTCATTGCCACACTAG GAGACTTTATCAACCGACTTTACGCGTCGGTGGAAAACTATGAAGTTGACCCTCGTAAATGCCATGCCTCTGAACTGTCAAACAACCACAAGCACTTGATGGAAGCCTGCGAGGAGGTGGTGCAAAAGATTCTTTCGACCAATGg ACCCTTTCCTGAGGAGTTAAACAAGATCTTCTCCAGCTGGATGGAACTTTGTGAAGACCAGAGCAGACCAGAGATTGGCCAGCGTCTCATCTCTGCTTCCCTCTTCCTTCGATTCTTATGTCCTGCTATCCTCAGTCCTTCTCTTTTTGGTCTGACACAGCCTTACCCAGAGCCAAACACCCTGCGTACCCTCACCTTAACCGCTAAAGTCATCCAGAATCTGGCCAACTTCACACT GtttggagagaaggaggagtacatgctctttatgaatgaattccTGCAGCAACACTGGGATGGAATGAGGAAGTTTCTACAAACAGTGTCAAATGAAGACACAGAAATGCCAATGTCTTCCTTCGATGGCTATGTGGATCTGCCTCTGCGCTTGGCTGTGCTCCATGGCCTTCTGGTCGACATCATCTATCAGAGGGACCAG GACACAGTTGAAAAGCTGCACCCTCTGCCTTCCATTCTGAACCAGATAACAGAGTCACTGGGCCCCGAAGCACATCGGATCATAATTAGCAG CCAAATGGGACAAGCCAAGCCAGAGTATGTTCCTCCAAGAGACTTGAGCAAGTATAGCCCTCACCAACCATCCCTCCAGCAGCTTCCTGTGGACTCCAAAGGCCTACAAGATGG GGACGGCAGGACTCGGAGGAGTATGAGAGCGAGGAAGCCAGTCACCAGAACTCAGAGTGCTCCACACAGACGTCCTGGTCAGGCAAAACATCCCTTGAAGAGGCAGATAAGTTCTGAAAATCTGCCAACAGCTGACAATGAACAAGAGATGGAGACCAACCAACCTCTTATCTCATTACCAAATACT aGTGCAAGTGTCAAACGTCCACATGCTCTGGTTCCATGGTTCAAAGTCAGCCAAAACAGAGAGTCAAGTGAGATGAAGACTGAGAATGAGCAGTTCAACTTACTGGATAGG CATGCTCAGGAGCTGTCAGAGCTTCGTCTGGGGATAGAGCAGGTGACAGAGCGCGAGCTGGACATGGCAAAGCGCCTGGAGGACTTCATTATCCAAAGCCAGGACCAGAATGCAATGCTGCAGGCTGAAGTGACCAAGCTCCAGGATCAGCTGCTTGTGCGAGAAGAGCAGCTCGCCAGCGCCACCTTCAG GCTGGGTGTGAtcgaggaggagagggaggaagatgAGAGGAAGCTAAGTGTTGCCATCGCAGCAGCGGAGCGAATGAATGTACTG GAGGAGCAGTTAGCGGACCTGCTGAAGGACCTCCACCAGCTCAGTGAGGCCTACAACAGTCGGCAAAACAACATGCAGCATCCTGAAAAGCCACACGTCAACAGCATTTGA
- the rasal3 gene encoding RAS protein activator like-3 isoform X1, which yields MGTEEKALEPAAQPPVQEQGSPEKEKESPMEPPQGQTSETSDPLNTYKWHTGSKGTLNEVKEDAEGGAAAASSTSTLEKIQKASTNKWSKMQNWRKALSEDPGDKHSSSGKGGEGAKPDKGSRKNPFRRALSEPPGSLFAALAPSSSSATPAHAASSSAAADTPGVSSTDPLQRGSGGALLKKYLRTVSQKLKRPRLQSRNSTPTLLQADVGEDIPTELPRLQWAPPQEVPLWDISNCMLEDGQILISPEEEPTMWTRNRVSSCLSNLSMQNLVDIDTECSPDNVGTAGGPRPKNQDGGVRALIKRRLENRAKRNSNTQLNPILSKASRHYGSRESVSIPVSAVESLDLSADTSTVIRPVHSSILGEKYCFEVINSENTHCFGCSSAAERDRWIEDLRRAAQPNKDNIERTENSLSLWVNEAKDLPPKRSYYCELHLDGTLFARTSSRAVGKLPNRSSQAGDNSTSGGLGASGGVTGGCQLFWGEFFELDNLPCVSQITLHLFREEDPKKKRHSRDEFSLHPLGSVVIPLNEIRGRTYQEKWYPITPYKASGTAGNKEPLGLQASLRIKARSQNLKVLPMEKYKEFAEYVTVDYVEMCRNLEPLLNVKQKEELAGALVHVLQSIGKAKEFLLDLGSAEVERLGEKEAMIFRENTLATKAIDEYMKLVGQKYLIATLGDFINRLYASVENYEVDPRKCHASELSNNHKHLMEACEEVVQKILSTNGPFPEELNKIFSSWMELCEDQSRPEIGQRLISASLFLRFLCPAILSPSLFGLTQPYPEPNTLRTLTLTAKVIQNLANFTLFGEKEEYMLFMNEFLQQHWDGMRKFLQTVSNEDTEMPMSSFDGYVDLPLRLAVLHGLLVDIIYQRDQDTVEKLHPLPSILNQITESLGPEAHRIIISSQMGQAKPEYVPPRDLSKYSPHQPSLQQLPVDSKGLQDGDGRTRRSMRARKPVTRTQSAPHRRPGQAKHPLKRQISSENLPTADNEQEMETNQPLISLPNTSASVKRPHALVPWFKVSQNRESSEMKTENEQFNLLDRHAQELSELRLGIEQVTERELDMAKRLEDFIIQSQDQNAMLQAEVTKLQDQLLVREEQLASATFRLGVIEEEREEDERKLSVAIAAAERMNVLEEQLADLLKDLHQLSEAYNSRQNNMQHPEKPHVNSI from the exons ATGGGCACTGAGGAGAAGGCTTTAGAGCCTGCAGCTCAACCACCAGTGCAGGAGCAGGGATCAccagagaaggaaaaggaatcCCCTATGGAGCCCCCCCAAGGACAAACCTCTGAGACCAGCGACCCCCTCAACACGTACAAGTGGCACACGGGCTCCAAGGGAACACTCAACGAGGTGAAAGAAGACGCGGAGGGAGGAGCGGCAGCAGCTTCTTCCACATCCACCCTTGAGAAGATTCAGAAGGCCTCCACCAACAAATGgagcaaaatgcaaaactggCGCAAGGCCCTGAGCGAGGACCCCGGTGACAAACATTCATCTAGtgggaaaggaggagagggagcCAAGCCGGATAAAGGCAGCAGAAAGAACCCCTTCCGAAGGGCCCTGTCCGAGCCTCCCGGGTCACTGTTTGCAGCCTTGGCCCCTTCCTCCAGCTCTGCTACACCGGCTCACGCAGCATCATCGTCCGCCGCTGCAGACACCCCGGGGGTTTCCTCCACAGACCCTTTGCAGAGAGGAAGCGGAGGGGCGCTCCTAAAAAAGTACCTGAGGACTGTGTCCCAGAAGCTTAAAAGGCCCAGGCTGCAGAGTCGGAACAGCACCCCAACATTACTGCAAG CAGATGTGGGTGAGGATATACCCACTGAACTCCCAAGACTACAATGGGCCCCGCCTCAGGAGGTGCCCTTGTGGGACATTAGCAACTGTATGCTTGAAGATGGACAAATTCTCATTTCTCCAGAGGAAGAG CCAACAATGTGGACCCGAAACCGTGTCAGCAGCTGCCTGTCCAACCTCAGCATGCAGAACCTCGTGGATATCGACACAG AATGTAGCCCTGACAATGTGGGGACCGCAGGTGGCCCTCGACCAAAAAACCAAGATGGCGGTGTAAGG GCACTGATCAAGCGACGTCTGGAGAACAGGGCCAAGAGGAATAGCAACACCCAACTGAACCCTATTCTAAGCAAAGCAAGCAG GCACTATGGTTCCCGGGAGTCCGTGTCCATTCCGGTTAGTGCAGTGGAGAGTCTAGATCTGAGTGCAGACACCAGCACTGTCATCAGGCCGGTCCACAGCTCCATTTTGGGGGAGAAATACTGCTTTGAG GTGATAAACTCTGAGAACACCCACTGCTTTGGCTGCTCCTCAGCTGCAGAACGTGACCGCTGGATTGAAGACCTGAGAAGGGCTGCCCAGCCCAATAAG GATAACATTGAGCGTACAGAGAACTCCTTGAGTCTGTGGGTAAATGAAGCGAAGGATCTACCACCCAAACGGAGTTATTACTGCGAGTTACACCTGGACGGGACCCTGTTTGCCCGCACCAGCAGCAGAGCTGTTGGCAAGCTGCCTAACCGCTCCAGCCAGGCAGGGGACAACTCCACTTCAGGAGGTCTGGGGGCCAGTGGAGGTGTGACCGGAGGGTGTCAGTTATTCTGGGGGGAATTCTTTGAGCTAGACAACTTGCCTTGTGTCTCCCAAATCACTCTGCACCTCTTTCGCGAAGAAGACCCCAAGAAAAAGCGCCACTCCCGAGACGAATTCAGCCTGCACCCATTGGGGAGCGTGGTCATACCTTTAAATGAGATCAGAGGGAGGACCTATCAGGAGAAGTGGTATCCCATTACTCCATACAAGGCCTCAGGCACAGCGGGAAACAAAGAACCGCTGGGGCTACAGGCTTCACTCCGCATCAAGGCCCGTTCTCAGAATTTGAAAGTGCTGCCCATGGAGAAATACAAAGAATTTGCTGAGTATGTGACGGTGGATTATGTGGAAATGTGCAGAAACCTGGAACCACTTCTGAATGTGAAGCAGAAGGAAGAGCTGGCAGGAGCTCTGGTCCATGTACTGCAGAGCATTGGCAAAGCCAAG GAGTTCCTCCTTGATCTTGGCAGTGCAGAGGTGGAGCGTCTTGGAGAGAAGGAGGCAATGATCTTCAGAGAGAACACGTTGGCCACTAAAGCCATAGATGAATATATGAAGCTGGTTGGCCAGAAGTACCTCATTGCCACACTAG GAGACTTTATCAACCGACTTTACGCGTCGGTGGAAAACTATGAAGTTGACCCTCGTAAATGCCATGCCTCTGAACTGTCAAACAACCACAAGCACTTGATGGAAGCCTGCGAGGAGGTGGTGCAAAAGATTCTTTCGACCAATGg ACCCTTTCCTGAGGAGTTAAACAAGATCTTCTCCAGCTGGATGGAACTTTGTGAAGACCAGAGCAGACCAGAGATTGGCCAGCGTCTCATCTCTGCTTCCCTCTTCCTTCGATTCTTATGTCCTGCTATCCTCAGTCCTTCTCTTTTTGGTCTGACACAGCCTTACCCAGAGCCAAACACCCTGCGTACCCTCACCTTAACCGCTAAAGTCATCCAGAATCTGGCCAACTTCACACT GtttggagagaaggaggagtacatgctctttatgaatgaattccTGCAGCAACACTGGGATGGAATGAGGAAGTTTCTACAAACAGTGTCAAATGAAGACACAGAAATGCCAATGTCTTCCTTCGATGGCTATGTGGATCTGCCTCTGCGCTTGGCTGTGCTCCATGGCCTTCTGGTCGACATCATCTATCAGAGGGACCAG GACACAGTTGAAAAGCTGCACCCTCTGCCTTCCATTCTGAACCAGATAACAGAGTCACTGGGCCCCGAAGCACATCGGATCATAATTAGCAG CCAAATGGGACAAGCCAAGCCAGAGTATGTTCCTCCAAGAGACTTGAGCAAGTATAGCCCTCACCAACCATCCCTCCAGCAGCTTCCTGTGGACTCCAAAGGCCTACAAGATGG GGACGGCAGGACTCGGAGGAGTATGAGAGCGAGGAAGCCAGTCACCAGAACTCAGAGTGCTCCACACAGACGTCCTGGTCAGGCAAAACATCCCTTGAAGAGGCAGATAAGTTCTGAAAATCTGCCAACAGCTGACAATGAACAAGAGATGGAGACCAACCAACCTCTTATCTCATTACCAAATACT aGTGCAAGTGTCAAACGTCCACATGCTCTGGTTCCATGGTTCAAAGTCAGCCAAAACAGAGAGTCAAGTGAGATGAAGACTGAGAATGAGCAGTTCAACTTACTGGATAGG CATGCTCAGGAGCTGTCAGAGCTTCGTCTGGGGATAGAGCAGGTGACAGAGCGCGAGCTGGACATGGCAAAGCGCCTGGAGGACTTCATTATCCAAAGCCAGGACCAGAATGCAATGCTGCAGGCTGAAGTGACCAAGCTCCAGGATCAGCTGCTTGTGCGAGAAGAGCAGCTCGCCAGCGCCACCTTCAG GCTGGGTGTGAtcgaggaggagagggaggaagatgAGAGGAAGCTAAGTGTTGCCATCGCAGCAGCGGAGCGAATGAATGTACTG GAGGAGCAGTTAGCGGACCTGCTGAAGGACCTCCACCAGCTCAGTGAGGCCTACAACAGTCGGCAAAACAACATGCAGCATCCTGAAAAGCCACACGTCAACAGCATTTGA
- the rasal3 gene encoding RAS protein activator like-3 isoform X2: protein MGTEEKALEPAAQPPVQEQGSPEKEKESPMEPPQGQTSETSDPLNTYKWHTGSKGTLNEVKEDAEGGAAAASSTSTLEKIQKASTNKWSKMQNWRKALSEDPGDKHSSSGKGGEGAKPDKGSRKNPFRRALSEPPGSLFAALAPSSSSATPAHAASSSAAADTPGVSSTDPLQRGSGGALLKKYLRTVSQKLKRPRLQSRNSTPTLLQDVGEDIPTELPRLQWAPPQEVPLWDISNCMLEDGQILISPEEEPTMWTRNRVSSCLSNLSMQNLVDIDTECSPDNVGTAGGPRPKNQDGGVRALIKRRLENRAKRNSNTQLNPILSKASRHYGSRESVSIPVSAVESLDLSADTSTVIRPVHSSILGEKYCFEVINSENTHCFGCSSAAERDRWIEDLRRAAQPNKDNIERTENSLSLWVNEAKDLPPKRSYYCELHLDGTLFARTSSRAVGKLPNRSSQAGDNSTSGGLGASGGVTGGCQLFWGEFFELDNLPCVSQITLHLFREEDPKKKRHSRDEFSLHPLGSVVIPLNEIRGRTYQEKWYPITPYKASGTAGNKEPLGLQASLRIKARSQNLKVLPMEKYKEFAEYVTVDYVEMCRNLEPLLNVKQKEELAGALVHVLQSIGKAKEFLLDLGSAEVERLGEKEAMIFRENTLATKAIDEYMKLVGQKYLIATLGDFINRLYASVENYEVDPRKCHASELSNNHKHLMEACEEVVQKILSTNGPFPEELNKIFSSWMELCEDQSRPEIGQRLISASLFLRFLCPAILSPSLFGLTQPYPEPNTLRTLTLTAKVIQNLANFTLFGEKEEYMLFMNEFLQQHWDGMRKFLQTVSNEDTEMPMSSFDGYVDLPLRLAVLHGLLVDIIYQRDQDTVEKLHPLPSILNQITESLGPEAHRIIISSQMGQAKPEYVPPRDLSKYSPHQPSLQQLPVDSKGLQDGDGRTRRSMRARKPVTRTQSAPHRRPGQAKHPLKRQISSENLPTADNEQEMETNQPLISLPNTSASVKRPHALVPWFKVSQNRESSEMKTENEQFNLLDRHAQELSELRLGIEQVTERELDMAKRLEDFIIQSQDQNAMLQAEVTKLQDQLLVREEQLASATFRLGVIEEEREEDERKLSVAIAAAERMNVLEEQLADLLKDLHQLSEAYNSRQNNMQHPEKPHVNSI from the exons ATGGGCACTGAGGAGAAGGCTTTAGAGCCTGCAGCTCAACCACCAGTGCAGGAGCAGGGATCAccagagaaggaaaaggaatcCCCTATGGAGCCCCCCCAAGGACAAACCTCTGAGACCAGCGACCCCCTCAACACGTACAAGTGGCACACGGGCTCCAAGGGAACACTCAACGAGGTGAAAGAAGACGCGGAGGGAGGAGCGGCAGCAGCTTCTTCCACATCCACCCTTGAGAAGATTCAGAAGGCCTCCACCAACAAATGgagcaaaatgcaaaactggCGCAAGGCCCTGAGCGAGGACCCCGGTGACAAACATTCATCTAGtgggaaaggaggagagggagcCAAGCCGGATAAAGGCAGCAGAAAGAACCCCTTCCGAAGGGCCCTGTCCGAGCCTCCCGGGTCACTGTTTGCAGCCTTGGCCCCTTCCTCCAGCTCTGCTACACCGGCTCACGCAGCATCATCGTCCGCCGCTGCAGACACCCCGGGGGTTTCCTCCACAGACCCTTTGCAGAGAGGAAGCGGAGGGGCGCTCCTAAAAAAGTACCTGAGGACTGTGTCCCAGAAGCTTAAAAGGCCCAGGCTGCAGAGTCGGAACAGCACCCCAACATTACTGCAAG ATGTGGGTGAGGATATACCCACTGAACTCCCAAGACTACAATGGGCCCCGCCTCAGGAGGTGCCCTTGTGGGACATTAGCAACTGTATGCTTGAAGATGGACAAATTCTCATTTCTCCAGAGGAAGAG CCAACAATGTGGACCCGAAACCGTGTCAGCAGCTGCCTGTCCAACCTCAGCATGCAGAACCTCGTGGATATCGACACAG AATGTAGCCCTGACAATGTGGGGACCGCAGGTGGCCCTCGACCAAAAAACCAAGATGGCGGTGTAAGG GCACTGATCAAGCGACGTCTGGAGAACAGGGCCAAGAGGAATAGCAACACCCAACTGAACCCTATTCTAAGCAAAGCAAGCAG GCACTATGGTTCCCGGGAGTCCGTGTCCATTCCGGTTAGTGCAGTGGAGAGTCTAGATCTGAGTGCAGACACCAGCACTGTCATCAGGCCGGTCCACAGCTCCATTTTGGGGGAGAAATACTGCTTTGAG GTGATAAACTCTGAGAACACCCACTGCTTTGGCTGCTCCTCAGCTGCAGAACGTGACCGCTGGATTGAAGACCTGAGAAGGGCTGCCCAGCCCAATAAG GATAACATTGAGCGTACAGAGAACTCCTTGAGTCTGTGGGTAAATGAAGCGAAGGATCTACCACCCAAACGGAGTTATTACTGCGAGTTACACCTGGACGGGACCCTGTTTGCCCGCACCAGCAGCAGAGCTGTTGGCAAGCTGCCTAACCGCTCCAGCCAGGCAGGGGACAACTCCACTTCAGGAGGTCTGGGGGCCAGTGGAGGTGTGACCGGAGGGTGTCAGTTATTCTGGGGGGAATTCTTTGAGCTAGACAACTTGCCTTGTGTCTCCCAAATCACTCTGCACCTCTTTCGCGAAGAAGACCCCAAGAAAAAGCGCCACTCCCGAGACGAATTCAGCCTGCACCCATTGGGGAGCGTGGTCATACCTTTAAATGAGATCAGAGGGAGGACCTATCAGGAGAAGTGGTATCCCATTACTCCATACAAGGCCTCAGGCACAGCGGGAAACAAAGAACCGCTGGGGCTACAGGCTTCACTCCGCATCAAGGCCCGTTCTCAGAATTTGAAAGTGCTGCCCATGGAGAAATACAAAGAATTTGCTGAGTATGTGACGGTGGATTATGTGGAAATGTGCAGAAACCTGGAACCACTTCTGAATGTGAAGCAGAAGGAAGAGCTGGCAGGAGCTCTGGTCCATGTACTGCAGAGCATTGGCAAAGCCAAG GAGTTCCTCCTTGATCTTGGCAGTGCAGAGGTGGAGCGTCTTGGAGAGAAGGAGGCAATGATCTTCAGAGAGAACACGTTGGCCACTAAAGCCATAGATGAATATATGAAGCTGGTTGGCCAGAAGTACCTCATTGCCACACTAG GAGACTTTATCAACCGACTTTACGCGTCGGTGGAAAACTATGAAGTTGACCCTCGTAAATGCCATGCCTCTGAACTGTCAAACAACCACAAGCACTTGATGGAAGCCTGCGAGGAGGTGGTGCAAAAGATTCTTTCGACCAATGg ACCCTTTCCTGAGGAGTTAAACAAGATCTTCTCCAGCTGGATGGAACTTTGTGAAGACCAGAGCAGACCAGAGATTGGCCAGCGTCTCATCTCTGCTTCCCTCTTCCTTCGATTCTTATGTCCTGCTATCCTCAGTCCTTCTCTTTTTGGTCTGACACAGCCTTACCCAGAGCCAAACACCCTGCGTACCCTCACCTTAACCGCTAAAGTCATCCAGAATCTGGCCAACTTCACACT GtttggagagaaggaggagtacatgctctttatgaatgaattccTGCAGCAACACTGGGATGGAATGAGGAAGTTTCTACAAACAGTGTCAAATGAAGACACAGAAATGCCAATGTCTTCCTTCGATGGCTATGTGGATCTGCCTCTGCGCTTGGCTGTGCTCCATGGCCTTCTGGTCGACATCATCTATCAGAGGGACCAG GACACAGTTGAAAAGCTGCACCCTCTGCCTTCCATTCTGAACCAGATAACAGAGTCACTGGGCCCCGAAGCACATCGGATCATAATTAGCAG CCAAATGGGACAAGCCAAGCCAGAGTATGTTCCTCCAAGAGACTTGAGCAAGTATAGCCCTCACCAACCATCCCTCCAGCAGCTTCCTGTGGACTCCAAAGGCCTACAAGATGG GGACGGCAGGACTCGGAGGAGTATGAGAGCGAGGAAGCCAGTCACCAGAACTCAGAGTGCTCCACACAGACGTCCTGGTCAGGCAAAACATCCCTTGAAGAGGCAGATAAGTTCTGAAAATCTGCCAACAGCTGACAATGAACAAGAGATGGAGACCAACCAACCTCTTATCTCATTACCAAATACT aGTGCAAGTGTCAAACGTCCACATGCTCTGGTTCCATGGTTCAAAGTCAGCCAAAACAGAGAGTCAAGTGAGATGAAGACTGAGAATGAGCAGTTCAACTTACTGGATAGG CATGCTCAGGAGCTGTCAGAGCTTCGTCTGGGGATAGAGCAGGTGACAGAGCGCGAGCTGGACATGGCAAAGCGCCTGGAGGACTTCATTATCCAAAGCCAGGACCAGAATGCAATGCTGCAGGCTGAAGTGACCAAGCTCCAGGATCAGCTGCTTGTGCGAGAAGAGCAGCTCGCCAGCGCCACCTTCAG GCTGGGTGTGAtcgaggaggagagggaggaagatgAGAGGAAGCTAAGTGTTGCCATCGCAGCAGCGGAGCGAATGAATGTACTG GAGGAGCAGTTAGCGGACCTGCTGAAGGACCTCCACCAGCTCAGTGAGGCCTACAACAGTCGGCAAAACAACATGCAGCATCCTGAAAAGCCACACGTCAACAGCATTTGA